In Halococcus hamelinensis 100A6, a single genomic region encodes these proteins:
- a CDS encoding DUF7504 family protein has protein sequence MTDPVGASSDQDVVVEGFPSELSPNATILVTGNVDPARYGIGLRSLCRYGSVGDSGLVVTTTDSADQTRRSFENVCEKSEELPLGIVDTTSQHQYVNQLYGVHPTVHIPTPGDLEKLVVALSDLGRNGSLPNGTHHLVVRSVTPILEAAPPAHVYAVLDRLSQYRTKGGYCFLGVTAAEHDAKLIDELVERVDGVLSVTKSPENRVKVALHTRDSYLHSSKRGER, from the coding sequence ATGACCGATCCAGTCGGGGCTTCATCTGACCAGGATGTCGTCGTAGAGGGGTTCCCTAGCGAGCTTTCGCCAAACGCGACGATTCTCGTCACGGGGAATGTCGACCCAGCCCGATATGGAATCGGACTTCGATCTCTGTGTCGATATGGGTCAGTGGGTGACTCCGGTCTCGTTGTAACGACGACGGATAGTGCGGACCAAACCCGTCGGTCGTTCGAGAACGTGTGTGAAAAGTCCGAGGAGTTGCCACTGGGAATAGTAGATACAACGTCTCAACACCAGTATGTGAACCAGCTTTACGGTGTCCATCCGACGGTTCATATTCCGACCCCGGGCGATCTCGAGAAGCTTGTCGTCGCTCTCTCGGACCTCGGGAGAAACGGCTCCTTACCGAATGGTACTCATCATCTGGTGGTCCGTTCGGTAACCCCGATCCTGGAAGCCGCACCACCAGCGCACGTGTATGCAGTTCTGGATCGTCTTTCTCAGTATCGTACGAAGGGGGGATATTGCTTTCTCGGGGTGACCGCAGCAGAGCACGATGCGAAACTGATCGACGAACTGGTTGAGAGGGTAGACGGGGTACTTTCAGTTACAAAATCCCCGGAGAATCGGGTCAAGGTTGCATTACACACCAGAGATAGCTATCTGCACTCTTCTAAGCGAGGTGAGCGATAA
- a CDS encoding macro domain-containing protein, with the protein MDFTVIQGDIATQSADVLVNAAGTSLEMGSGVAGALRRGANGPINDDAVSNGPIDLGDVVVTDAYDLDAEYVVHAAAMPHYGDGRASDESIRTAVENTIAKAEELECDSIVVPVLGTGAAGYPFEEGAHTVCEALSNAESATLTDIRVIAYSRDEYETLKEIAEIIKAR; encoded by the coding sequence ATGGATTTCACGGTGATTCAGGGAGATATCGCCACACAAAGCGCGGACGTTCTCGTAAATGCTGCTGGAACCAGCTTAGAGATGGGGAGTGGTGTCGCTGGCGCGTTGAGGCGGGGAGCGAATGGTCCAATAAACGACGACGCAGTTTCGAACGGTCCGATCGACCTCGGCGACGTAGTAGTCACCGACGCGTACGACCTCGACGCAGAGTACGTCGTTCACGCAGCAGCAATGCCACATTACGGTGATGGACGAGCATCGGACGAAAGCATTCGCACTGCAGTAGAAAATACGATAGCGAAAGCTGAGGAGCTCGAATGTGACTCCATTGTCGTGCCGGTGTTAGGGACGGGAGCTGCTGGCTACCCCTTCGAAGAAGGTGCTCACACGGTTTGTGAGGCACTCTCGAATGCTGAGTCAGCCACTCTTACTGATATTCGTGTCATCGCCTACTCTCGGGACGAGTATGAAACTCTAAAGGAGATCGCAGAAATAATCAAAGCACGCTGA